The Thalassotalea sp. 273M-4 genome includes a region encoding these proteins:
- the pckA gene encoding phosphoenolpyruvate carboxykinase (ATP), with protein sequence MTTTPKNIDLTRYGIKTSQEIIHNPPYDVLFKEETKENLTDYERGKITNTGAVAVDTGIFTGRSPKDKYIVKDSLTKDTVWWSDQGKNDNKPMSSETWQQLKDLVTGQLSEKRLFVVDTFCGANDDTRLKVRFITEVAWQAHFVKNMFIRPTDEELVDYEPDFVVMNGAKVTNPNWQEQGLNSENFVAFNLTERIQLIGGTWYGGEMKKGMFSVMNYLLPLKGIASMHCSANVGEDGHTAIFFGLSGTGKTTLSTDPKRQLIGDDEHGWDDNGVFNFEGGCYAKTINLSQESEPDIYNAIRQDALLENVVVDDEGNIDFADSKKTENTRVSYPIYHIDNIVKPISRAGHANKVIFLTADAFGVLPPVATLTPEQTEYYFLSGYTSKLAGTERGITEPTPTFSSCFGAAFLTLHPTQYAKVLLARMQASNAKAYLVNTGWNGSNKRISISDTRAIIDAILDDSIDRADTTTLPIFNLQIPHSLAHVNPAILDPRSTYPNADIWEQKAESLAGKFIDNFNKFTDTEAGKKLSYFGPKLDVVTA encoded by the coding sequence ATGACGACAACGCCAAAAAACATTGATTTAACACGTTACGGGATCAAAACATCGCAAGAAATCATTCACAACCCACCTTATGATGTTCTTTTTAAAGAAGAAACTAAAGAAAACCTAACAGACTATGAACGTGGAAAAATAACCAATACCGGAGCTGTCGCTGTCGATACGGGTATATTTACTGGGCGTTCACCAAAAGACAAATACATTGTCAAAGACTCGTTAACCAAAGACACCGTGTGGTGGTCTGATCAAGGTAAGAATGATAACAAACCGATGTCGAGTGAAACTTGGCAACAATTAAAAGATCTGGTTACAGGCCAGCTTTCAGAAAAGCGTTTGTTTGTGGTGGATACTTTTTGTGGCGCGAATGACGACACACGACTAAAAGTTCGCTTTATTACCGAAGTCGCATGGCAAGCCCATTTTGTGAAAAATATGTTTATTCGCCCAACCGACGAAGAATTAGTCGATTACGAACCCGATTTTGTGGTGATGAATGGCGCCAAGGTCACTAATCCAAATTGGCAGGAACAAGGGTTAAACTCGGAAAACTTTGTCGCCTTTAATTTAACCGAACGAATTCAACTCATTGGCGGTACTTGGTACGGTGGTGAAATGAAAAAAGGCATGTTCTCGGTGATGAATTATCTATTACCACTTAAAGGAATTGCCTCAATGCATTGCAGTGCGAATGTCGGTGAAGACGGGCATACGGCAATATTTTTTGGTTTATCTGGAACGGGTAAAACAACCCTTTCTACCGATCCCAAACGGCAATTAATTGGTGACGATGAACATGGCTGGGATGATAATGGTGTCTTCAATTTTGAAGGCGGTTGCTATGCTAAAACAATCAACCTGAGCCAAGAGAGTGAACCAGACATATATAATGCGATTCGCCAGGATGCTTTGCTAGAGAATGTGGTGGTTGATGATGAGGGCAACATTGATTTTGCCGACAGTAAAAAAACTGAGAATACCCGGGTTTCTTATCCGATTTACCACATTGATAACATCGTTAAACCAATATCAAGGGCAGGCCATGCCAATAAAGTTATCTTTTTGACCGCCGATGCATTTGGTGTGTTACCCCCTGTTGCAACATTAACTCCTGAGCAAACTGAGTATTATTTCTTGTCTGGATATACCTCAAAGCTCGCAGGTACAGAGCGTGGTATAACGGAGCCGACGCCAACGTTTTCCAGCTGTTTTGGCGCCGCATTTTTAACCTTGCATCCTACCCAATACGCCAAAGTACTGTTGGCAAGAATGCAAGCCAGTAACGCCAAAGCATATTTGGTGAATACAGGTTGGAACGGTAGCAATAAACGCATATCAATAAGTGATACCCGTGCCATCATCGATGCTATTTTAGATGATTCAATTGACCGTGCGGATACGACCACCTTACCGATATTCAATTTACAAATTCCACATTCATTGGCGCATGTAAATCCAGCAATATTGGACCCTCGAAGCACTTATCCAAACGCTGATATTTGGGAGCAAAAGGCCGAAAGTTTAGCCGGCAAATTTATTGATAATTTCAATAAATTTACCGACACTGAGGCAGGTAAAAAGTTGTCTTACTTTGGGCCAAAGCTTGATGTGGTAACGGCATAA
- the hslO gene encoding Hsp33 family molecular chaperone HslO: MATPSDILNRYLFEDLHVRGELVQLDESFKEIIENHQYPDPIKALLGELMAATCLLTAMLKFEGEISVQLQGDKAVKYAVINGNHKQQMRGIASLQQHITGSSISDLFGKGTMVITITPEQGERYQGVVALEGETLSECLEHYFATSEQLETKIWLFADAEKRVAGGSLLQIIPDSDDKQKQLDDFQHISQLTATIKAKELYELDAQELLYRLYHQEKVRLFDPQSVSFVCGCSEDKCLSAIANMGSDAIVEHLQQHQHINITCEFCHTNYQFDKEKLAPLIEPKAQH; the protein is encoded by the coding sequence GTGGCTACTCCATCAGATATATTGAATCGCTACCTTTTTGAAGATTTACACGTACGAGGTGAGCTTGTACAACTGGATGAAAGTTTTAAAGAAATCATTGAAAATCATCAATACCCAGACCCCATAAAAGCATTATTGGGAGAGTTGATGGCAGCAACGTGTTTATTGACCGCGATGCTAAAGTTTGAAGGTGAAATCTCAGTACAATTGCAAGGCGACAAAGCGGTAAAATACGCGGTGATTAATGGTAATCATAAGCAACAAATGCGCGGTATTGCAAGCTTACAGCAGCATATCACGGGTAGCTCTATTTCAGATCTTTTTGGCAAAGGCACCATGGTGATCACCATCACCCCTGAACAAGGTGAAAGATACCAAGGCGTTGTTGCACTAGAGGGCGAGACCTTAAGTGAATGCCTAGAACATTACTTCGCAACATCAGAGCAATTAGAAACTAAAATTTGGCTATTCGCCGATGCTGAAAAACGCGTCGCGGGTGGCAGTTTATTACAAATTATTCCCGATTCTGACGACAAGCAAAAACAACTTGATGATTTTCAACATATCAGCCAACTCACCGCGACGATAAAAGCAAAAGAGCTATATGAACTCGACGCGCAAGAATTGCTTTATCGATTATACCATCAGGAAAAGGTGCGACTGTTTGATCCACAATCCGTGTCCTTTGTCTGTGGTTGTTCTGAAGATAAATGCTTGTCGGCTATTGCAAATATGGGCAGTGATGCGATTGTTGAGCATTTACAACAACATCAGCATATCAATATTACCTGTGAATTTTGCCATACCAATTACCAATTTGATAAAGAAAAATTAGCGCCTTTGATTGAGCCCAAAGCTCAACATTAA
- the hslR gene encoding ribosome-associated heat shock protein Hsp15, translating into MTKRNHKSSESNDAVRIDKWLWAARFYKTRAIAKQMIEGGKVFYNGQRTKSSKIVALGDKIRVRQGFDDKEVIIIALADRRKDATFAQTLYQETESSIKTREDNTQARRQGILLSPASDTKPDKKQRRQIRQFKERT; encoded by the coding sequence ATGACAAAACGAAACCATAAAAGTTCTGAGTCCAACGATGCTGTTCGTATTGATAAATGGCTTTGGGCAGCACGTTTTTATAAGACCCGCGCTATCGCAAAACAAATGATAGAAGGCGGTAAAGTGTTTTATAATGGACAAAGAACGAAATCTAGCAAGATTGTTGCATTGGGCGATAAAATTCGAGTTCGCCAAGGCTTTGATGACAAAGAAGTTATCATTATCGCTTTAGCCGATAGACGCAAAGATGCAACATTCGCACAAACGTTATATCAGGAAACTGAAAGCAGTATTAAGACCCGGGAAGATAATACTCAGGCCAGACGACAAGGCATATTATTGAGTCCGGCCAGTGATACCAAACCCGATAAAAAACAACGCCGTCAAATCCGACAGTTTAAAGAAAGGACATAA
- the gspC gene encoding type II secretion system protein GspC, with the protein MDFTSVSARFQFLAGGAFQQRLTQTLFVGILVYIAYMLATLTWSMFSSHSATPPMIEVSSNQSLVSKRDSIQLEEVKKLHLFGEFNAKVIAPKVTPKVTSAPQTKLRLTLTGLVASNDDKVAAAIIESQGKQETYGIDDKIAGTRAVLKKVYSDRVIISSSGRMETLMLDGFEYTQDVPEVTDNKPSNGVKGSQLKSRFSRQQELENTGPKLQNLREKVANIRADILQNPAKLTDYIRISPQRKEGKVVGYRLMPNRDPEFFNEVGLKSGDVALQINGRDLSDMRQAQQALMELRKAEQVDLLVDRNGEQHSVSLRLK; encoded by the coding sequence ATGGATTTTACTTCAGTTTCAGCGAGATTTCAGTTTTTAGCAGGGGGGGCTTTTCAACAGCGCTTAACCCAAACCCTATTCGTTGGAATTCTTGTGTACATCGCTTACATGCTAGCGACCCTGACTTGGTCGATGTTTTCTTCTCATTCTGCCACCCCTCCTATGATCGAGGTATCATCTAATCAATCTTTGGTTAGTAAACGAGATAGTATTCAACTCGAGGAAGTAAAAAAATTACACTTATTCGGTGAATTCAACGCAAAAGTTATTGCGCCTAAAGTTACCCCAAAAGTGACATCTGCGCCGCAAACTAAATTACGCTTAACCTTAACCGGTTTAGTTGCATCAAATGATGATAAGGTCGCTGCTGCGATTATCGAATCGCAAGGTAAACAAGAAACCTATGGTATTGATGATAAAATCGCGGGTACCCGAGCGGTATTAAAAAAAGTGTATTCAGATCGGGTTATCATCAGCAGTTCTGGTCGCATGGAAACCTTGATGTTAGATGGATTTGAATACACCCAAGACGTACCTGAGGTTACTGATAATAAGCCCTCTAATGGTGTTAAGGGATCTCAGCTTAAATCTCGTTTTAGCCGTCAGCAGGAACTCGAAAATACCGGTCCTAAGCTACAAAACTTAAGAGAAAAGGTCGCTAATATACGAGCAGATATTTTGCAAAATCCTGCTAAATTAACAGATTACATAAGAATTTCACCCCAGAGAAAAGAAGGGAAAGTCGTGGGTTATCGATTAATGCCAAATCGAGATCCTGAATTTTTTAATGAAGTTGGACTTAAATCAGGCGATGTTGCATTGCAAATTAATGGTCGCGATCTCAGTGATATGCGCCAAGCCCAGCAGGCATTAATGGAATTAAGAAAAGCTGAACAGGTCGATTTACTTGTCGACCGTAACGGCGAACAACACAGTGTATCACTAAGATTAAAATAA
- the gspD gene encoding type II secretion system secretin GspD produces the protein MRLHFRATAIKRWLVNITVILGMCFSVSVVAQSDAQYSPNFKGTDITEFINIVGKNLQKTIIIDPKVRGKINVRSYDLLTERQYYQFFLNVLEVYGYAVVKMENNIIKVIPDKDAKSSSIPVVADDDSAIGDEMVTRVVEVKNVSVRELSPLLRQLSDQAGGGNVVHYEPSNVIMLTGTASVVNRLVNIITRVDRAGDQDVQIVKLEHASASEMVRIIENINKPASGKSDTPAFLIPKIVADDRTNSVIISGEGQARDRIVRLINRLDSELESSGNTRVYYLKYAKASDLVTVMQKVSDSMQQNSNPSSSTSVAQARNSSSKRNVSIEAHEDTNALVITAEPDMLRSLESVIRQLDVRRAQVHVEAIIVEVFESDGAQLGVQWYHEEGGFTQYTNGVVPISGVAAGLEAAEGETGTTVTTLDGNGNPVTTKNPDTDGDFSILAQLLGSVNGMMFGVVNDNWGAIVQAVSSDTNSNILATPSITTLDNEEAYFIVGQEIPIITGSATGSNNSNPFQTVDRKEVGIKLKVTPQVNEGSGVQLTIEQEVSSVSGATGVDVAINKREIKTVVMADHGSTIILGGLIDEDVQESTQKIPLLGDIPVLGALFRSTGSNTRKRNLMVFIKPSIIRDGELLNSISREKYNYIRADELRKQEEGLSLMDDAKLPLLPEWGGNLELPPTFESYMENKDQDGATGTSELPPTGQQ, from the coding sequence ATGCGCCTTCACTTTCGCGCAACAGCAATAAAAAGATGGTTAGTTAACATCACTGTTATTTTAGGGATGTGTTTTAGTGTTTCAGTTGTAGCCCAATCTGATGCGCAATACTCACCTAATTTCAAAGGCACAGATATTACCGAATTCATTAATATCGTCGGTAAAAACCTGCAAAAGACCATCATTATCGATCCTAAAGTTCGAGGCAAGATTAACGTTCGCAGTTACGACTTATTGACCGAACGACAGTATTATCAATTCTTCCTCAATGTACTTGAAGTTTATGGTTACGCTGTCGTTAAGATGGAAAATAATATCATTAAGGTTATTCCAGACAAGGACGCGAAAAGCTCATCAATACCGGTTGTTGCTGATGATGACTCCGCCATTGGAGATGAAATGGTAACGCGAGTTGTTGAAGTTAAGAATGTTTCCGTACGAGAATTATCCCCGTTGTTACGACAATTGAGTGACCAAGCGGGGGGCGGTAATGTGGTGCATTATGAGCCGTCGAATGTGATCATGTTAACCGGCACCGCATCGGTTGTTAATCGTTTGGTTAACATTATTACTCGCGTTGATCGCGCTGGCGATCAAGATGTACAAATTGTTAAGCTAGAACACGCATCAGCAAGTGAAATGGTACGTATTATTGAAAACATCAATAAGCCAGCCAGCGGTAAATCCGATACCCCTGCTTTTCTTATCCCTAAAATTGTCGCCGACGATCGCACCAACTCTGTGATCATCAGTGGTGAAGGCCAAGCTCGTGATCGCATTGTGCGCTTGATTAATCGCTTAGACAGTGAATTAGAGAGCTCAGGCAATACCCGTGTTTATTACCTTAAATATGCAAAAGCCAGTGATTTGGTCACGGTTATGCAAAAGGTAAGCGATAGCATGCAGCAAAATTCTAACCCTTCTAGTTCTACTTCTGTAGCGCAAGCAAGGAACAGTTCATCAAAGCGTAACGTCAGCATTGAAGCCCATGAAGATACCAATGCTTTGGTTATTACCGCAGAACCCGACATGTTACGTTCTTTAGAGTCCGTTATTCGCCAATTGGATGTTCGTCGTGCCCAGGTTCATGTTGAAGCCATTATTGTTGAAGTATTTGAAAGTGACGGCGCTCAGCTAGGAGTGCAGTGGTACCACGAAGAAGGTGGCTTTACCCAATATACCAATGGTGTTGTGCCAATTAGTGGGGTGGCCGCAGGACTTGAAGCCGCCGAAGGGGAGACCGGTACCACGGTAACAACCCTTGATGGTAACGGTAATCCAGTGACCACCAAAAACCCAGATACCGACGGTGATTTTTCCATCTTGGCGCAATTGCTAGGTAGTGTTAATGGAATGATGTTTGGTGTCGTCAATGACAACTGGGGCGCCATTGTGCAAGCCGTTAGCTCTGACACCAATTCAAATATCTTGGCGACGCCAAGTATCACCACCTTAGATAATGAAGAAGCTTACTTTATTGTGGGCCAAGAAATACCGATTATTACAGGCTCGGCCACCGGCAGTAATAACTCGAACCCTTTTCAAACCGTTGATCGTAAAGAAGTGGGGATTAAACTAAAAGTTACCCCGCAGGTAAACGAAGGCAGTGGAGTGCAATTAACCATTGAGCAAGAAGTATCGAGTGTCAGTGGTGCAACCGGCGTTGATGTGGCGATCAATAAGCGTGAAATCAAAACCGTGGTGATGGCCGATCATGGCTCTACCATTATTTTAGGCGGATTGATTGACGAAGATGTGCAAGAAAGTACGCAGAAAATACCTTTATTAGGCGATATTCCTGTACTTGGTGCTCTGTTTCGTTCCACCGGGAGTAACACCCGTAAACGTAACTTAATGGTGTTTATTAAACCGTCTATTATTCGTGATGGTGAATTACTCAATTCAATTTCACGTGAAAAATACAATTACATTCGAGCCGATGAGTTACGTAAGCAAGAAGAAGGTCTATCGTTAATGGACGATGCTAAATTGCCGTTACTGCCAGAGTGGGGGGGTAACTTAGAGCTACCGCCAACATTTGAAAGTTACATGGAAAATAAAGACCAAGACGGTGCAACAGGCACATCTGAGCTGCCACCGACAGGTCAACAGTAG
- the gspE gene encoding type II secretion system ATPase GspE, producing MMNNSASLPTDAVDNNSEIELSTSDMQSPLPEQAINVEGFRSLPFGFANRHNVLLIQDENQNIVLHCTDAASVDAILEVRRFTGRGFDIVTHSQETFERLLTEAYQRDSSEAKQMMEDIGNEANLYSLADEITEAEDLLENEDDAPIIKLINAMLSEAIKENASDIHIETFEKVLKIRFRVDGVLREVLKPNRKLASMLVSRIKVMAKLDIAEKRIPQDGRISLRIGGRAVDVRVSTMPSSHGERVVLRLLDKNAARLNLQDLGMTDAARESFTDVISKPHGIILVTGPTGSGKSTTLYAGLTQIDSNKRNILTVEDPIEFAIEGIGQTQVNTKVDMTFARGLRAILRQDPDVVMVGEIRDIETAQIAVQASLTGHLVLSTLHTNTAAGAITRLEEMGIEPFLLSSSLLGVLAQRLVRTLCPVCKEAHHPSEEEMQLLGISDGNALIYRSIGCSECNFTGYRGRTGIHELLVVNDDIREMIHTGKGEQAIEKYVRSKTSSIRTDGFNKVLAGLTTLEEVLRVTREG from the coding sequence ATGATGAATAACTCGGCTTCGTTACCTACAGACGCTGTTGATAACAACAGCGAGATCGAATTATCTACTTCTGATATGCAGTCGCCATTGCCTGAACAAGCAATCAATGTTGAGGGTTTTCGCTCTTTGCCGTTTGGTTTTGCTAATCGGCATAATGTCTTGCTGATTCAAGATGAAAATCAAAACATTGTGTTGCATTGTACGGATGCCGCGAGCGTCGATGCCATTTTAGAAGTTCGACGCTTTACCGGCCGAGGTTTTGACATTGTTACGCATTCTCAAGAAACCTTTGAGCGCTTGCTGACCGAAGCCTATCAACGGGATTCATCGGAAGCCAAACAAATGATGGAAGATATTGGCAATGAGGCCAATTTGTATTCCTTAGCCGATGAAATCACCGAAGCAGAAGATTTACTTGAAAATGAAGATGATGCACCAATCATTAAATTGATCAATGCGATGTTAAGTGAAGCCATTAAAGAAAATGCTTCCGATATTCACATTGAAACCTTTGAAAAAGTGCTTAAAATTCGATTTCGAGTCGATGGTGTCTTGCGTGAAGTGTTAAAGCCTAATCGTAAATTGGCTTCAATGTTGGTATCGCGAATCAAGGTTATGGCAAAACTTGATATCGCCGAAAAACGGATCCCACAAGATGGTCGTATTTCACTTCGAATTGGTGGTCGAGCGGTAGATGTTCGAGTCTCAACCATGCCATCAAGTCATGGCGAGCGTGTGGTTTTACGTTTATTAGATAAAAATGCTGCTCGTTTGAATTTACAAGACTTAGGGATGACTGACGCAGCAAGAGAATCATTTACCGATGTGATCAGCAAACCACATGGGATTATTTTGGTGACCGGACCAACGGGCTCGGGTAAGAGTACCACCTTATATGCAGGCTTAACGCAAATTGATTCGAATAAGCGCAATATTTTAACGGTTGAAGACCCGATTGAATTTGCCATTGAAGGCATCGGCCAAACGCAGGTGAACACCAAAGTCGATATGACTTTTGCCCGAGGTTTAAGAGCCATATTACGTCAAGATCCCGACGTGGTGATGGTCGGTGAGATCCGTGATATTGAAACCGCGCAAATTGCGGTACAAGCAAGTTTGACCGGTCACTTGGTATTATCAACTCTGCATACCAATACCGCTGCTGGTGCGATCACCCGTTTAGAAGAGATGGGGATTGAACCTTTCTTATTGTCATCGAGTTTGCTTGGCGTATTAGCACAGCGCTTGGTTCGTACCTTATGTCCAGTTTGTAAAGAGGCGCATCACCCCAGTGAAGAAGAAATGCAGTTGCTTGGTATAAGCGATGGTAATGCATTAATTTATCGCTCCATTGGTTGTTCCGAATGTAACTTTACCGGTTATCGTGGCCGCACGGGGATCCATGAGTTATTGGTTGTCAATGACGATATTCGTGAGATGATCCATACCGGCAAAGGTGAGCAAGCGATTGAAAAGTACGTGCGCAGTAAAACTTCAAGTATTCGTACCGATGGTTTTAATAAAGTGTT